AAGGAAGATGCTAAGCTCATGTAAAGTTGTTAAACTATTTCACTGGGCTGTCTTCTGGTGAGTGAAGTCAGTGAAAATTTATGAACAAACGGTTACTGTGTTGAAACAGTTTAATCTTTCTATTGGTGTGCTTAGATTCTTCAAGATGAAACATAGAAAATGACCCAAAAGCCGTCTTGGTTGGTATAATTAATGTCAACTATTGGTTATGTAGGGCTAAATCGATGCAGAAAGAGTTGTAGACTAAGATGGTTGAACTATTTGAAGCCAAGTATCAAGAGAGGAAGACTTAGCAATGATGAagttgatcttcttcttcgccttcATAAGCTTCTAGGAAATAGGTATTGTTTACTTTAATGGTTATTTCAAGAGCCATAAGTTCAACACTAATaacttatatgtatattatttaaCAATGTTTAGGTGGTCCTTGATTGCTGGTCGATTGCCTGGTCGGACCGCTAATGATGTCAAAAATTACTGGAACACCCATCTGAGTAAAAAACATGAGTCTTCGTGTTGTAAgtctaaaatgaaaaagaaaaacattatttccCCTCCTACAACACCGGTCCAAAAAATCGGTGTTTTTAAGCCTCGACCTCGATCCTTCTCTGTTAACAATGGTTGCAGCCATCTCAATGGTCTGCCAGAAGTTGATTTAATTCCTTCATGCCTTGGActcaagaaaaataatgtttgtGAAAATAGTATCACATGTAacaaagatgatgagaaagatGATTTTGTGAATAATCTAATGAATGGAGATAATATGTGGTTGGAGAATTTACTGGGGGAAAACCAAGAAGCTGATGCGATTGTTCCTGAAGCGACGACAGCTGAACATGGGGCCACTTTGGCGTTTGACGTTGAGCAACTTTGGAGTCTGTTTGATGGAGAGACTGTTGAACTTGATTAGTGTTTCTCACCGTTTGTTTAAGATTGTGGGTGGCTTTTCTTTCGTATTTTAGTAATGTATTTTTCTGTATGAAGTAAAGAATTTCagcattttaagaaaaatggttATGTTTCTacgtaataaaaaaaaacgttatttatatttttcgcAAAGAAAATACAGTATTTTCCTAAATGCAGTATTTTCTAACTAAAGTTAAAGGTGATAATGTTTGTTAAAATATCACTCAACCTAACCatagaaaattcaaaagcataAGAAAGTTTTAACCATGAAAGATATGTCTTATGGCAAGTAGACATGGTGGAAGGTTGTATGGTAATGTGGTATTTCACAAGCATAAGAAAGTTAT
This sequence is a window from Arabidopsis thaliana chromosome 1 sequence. Protein-coding genes within it:
- the MYB90 gene encoding myb domain protein 90 (myb domain protein 90 (MYB90); CONTAINS InterPro DOMAIN/s: SANT, DNA-binding (InterPro:IPR001005), Homeodomain-like (InterPro:IPR009057), Myb, DNA-binding (InterPro:IPR014778), HTH transcriptional regulator, Myb-type, DNA-binding (InterPro:IPR017930), Homeodomain-related (InterPro:IPR012287), Myb transcription factor (InterPro:IPR015495); BEST Arabidopsis thaliana protein match is: production of anthocyanin pigment 1 (TAIR:AT1G56650.1); Has 8778 Blast hits to 8175 proteins in 545 species: Archae - 0; Bacteria - 0; Metazoa - 824; Fungi - 456; Plants - 5872; Viruses - 3; Other Eukaryotes - 1623 (source: NCBI BLink).) is translated as MEGSSKGLRKGAWTAEEDSLLRLCIDKYGEGKWHQVPLRAGLNRCRKSCRLRWLNYLKPSIKRGRLSNDEVDLLLRLHKLLGNRWSLIAGRLPGRTANDVKNYWNTHLSKKHESSCCKSKMKKKNIISPPTTPVQKIGVFKPRPRSFSVNNGCSHLNGLPEVDLIPSCLGLKKNNVCENSITCNKDDEKDDFVNNLMNGDNMWLENLLGENQEADAIVPEATTAEHGATLAFDVEQLWSLFDGETVELD